A single Crateriforma conspicua DNA region contains:
- the larB gene encoding nickel pincer cofactor biosynthesis protein LarB → MSDSTPLPADLIRQLEQLAAGNASVDEVTDWIRAAGGPECLASPADNLRSIDGATVDLGRRDRCGFGEVIFGEGKSAELITRIIQTQLDAQQHALVTRLDNTTAAQVRRCFEHAFYNPLAHTLRVGQLECPAAQQLDIEQVDQIPHVGVITAGSTDQHVAEEAIETLFWMGIPFRRFDDIGVAGPARLMASVPQLQKADALVVVAGMEGALPSVVSGHVAVPVFAVPTSVGYGANLGGLTPLMGMLSSCTANVAVVNVDAGFKGGYLAGLVVSRIQHATTQASG, encoded by the coding sequence ATGTCTGATTCGACCCCACTGCCCGCCGATCTGATCCGCCAGCTGGAACAATTGGCCGCGGGAAACGCCAGCGTCGACGAAGTGACCGATTGGATTCGAGCCGCCGGCGGCCCCGAATGCTTGGCCAGCCCCGCGGACAATTTGCGTTCGATCGATGGAGCGACCGTGGACCTGGGACGCCGTGACCGGTGTGGTTTCGGCGAGGTGATTTTCGGCGAAGGCAAGTCGGCGGAACTGATCACGCGGATCATCCAAACCCAACTGGATGCCCAGCAGCACGCCTTGGTCACCCGATTGGATAACACCACGGCGGCCCAGGTTCGCCGCTGTTTCGAGCATGCGTTTTACAATCCCCTGGCCCATACGTTGCGCGTCGGCCAGCTGGAATGCCCTGCGGCGCAGCAGCTGGACATCGAACAGGTCGACCAAATCCCGCACGTCGGGGTAATCACCGCAGGCAGCACCGATCAGCACGTCGCCGAGGAAGCCATCGAGACACTGTTTTGGATGGGCATCCCGTTTCGTCGTTTCGACGACATCGGCGTCGCAGGCCCTGCCCGGTTGATGGCGTCGGTGCCTCAGCTGCAAAAGGCGGATGCCTTGGTGGTGGTCGCCGGCATGGAAGGTGCACTGCCGTCGGTCGTTTCCGGGCACGTCGCGGTTCCCGTGTTCGCGGTGCCGACCAGCGTCGGATACGGTGCCAACCTGGGCGGCCTGACTCCGCTGATGGGCATGCTTAGCAGCTGCACGGCGAACGTGGCCGTGGTGAACGTCGATGCCGGATTCAAGGGCGGCTACTTGGCCGGGCTGGTGGTTTCGCGAATCCAACACGCCACGACGCAAGCGTCTGGCTGA
- a CDS encoding bifunctional riboflavin kinase/FAD synthetase has protein sequence MPPVTEIVYLDEIPGPAGAPPRTSPRGDTGARQSDLDRLQRGVLSIGNFDGVHLGHQSLLRRLRSMADELGGPSVAIVFDPHPAEILRPDNPPPRLTTLPRRADLMSPLGIDFLLVCRTTQALLNLSPDDFFDRFILSTLAARGMVEGPNFCFGKDRRGDIPMLRQRCDKQQMQLEIVTAADDGAEMISSSRIRQCLSQSDVASAAAMLGRPHRVSGFVVTGDQRGRKIGFPTANLDQWSTMAPSPGVYSGRVELESGAQHPAAIHLGPNPTFETDMKLKFEIHVLDYSGSLYDQILAVDFIDHIRAVHSFASVDDLIAQLKRDVATTRRHYLNWMNR, from the coding sequence ATGCCCCCCGTGACTGAAATCGTGTACCTGGATGAAATCCCCGGCCCCGCCGGGGCGCCCCCGCGGACCTCGCCGCGCGGGGACACTGGTGCGCGTCAATCCGATTTGGATCGCTTGCAGCGCGGCGTGCTGTCGATCGGCAACTTTGATGGCGTACACCTGGGTCATCAATCGTTGTTACGCCGTTTGCGTTCCATGGCCGATGAACTGGGCGGCCCCAGTGTGGCGATCGTCTTTGACCCGCATCCGGCAGAGATCTTGCGTCCGGATAACCCGCCGCCGCGGCTGACCACCCTGCCCCGCCGCGCAGATTTGATGTCGCCGCTGGGAATCGATTTCTTGTTGGTTTGCCGAACCACCCAGGCGCTTTTGAATCTTTCGCCGGACGACTTTTTCGACCGCTTCATCCTGTCGACACTGGCCGCCCGCGGAATGGTCGAAGGCCCCAATTTTTGCTTCGGCAAAGACCGCCGGGGAGACATTCCGATGCTGCGGCAGCGTTGCGACAAGCAACAAATGCAATTGGAGATCGTGACGGCCGCCGACGACGGCGCCGAAATGATCAGCAGCAGCCGAATTCGTCAGTGTTTGTCGCAATCCGATGTGGCATCGGCCGCCGCCATGCTGGGCCGGCCGCATCGAGTTTCCGGGTTCGTTGTGACGGGTGATCAGCGTGGCCGCAAGATCGGGTTCCCCACCGCCAACTTGGATCAATGGTCGACGATGGCGCCTTCGCCGGGTGTGTACAGCGGACGCGTGGAATTGGAATCGGGTGCCCAACATCCCGCAGCCATTCATCTGGGGCCGAATCCGACTTTTGAAACTGACATGAAATTGAAGTTTGAGATCCACGTGTTGGACTACAGTGGGTCGCTTTACGATCAAATTCTCGCGGTCGACTTCATCGACCACATTCGCGCGGTCCATTCGTTTGCATCCGTGGACGACTTGATCGCACAGTTGAAACGCGACGTTGCCACGACGCGGCGTCACTACTTGAATTGGATGAATCGCTAA
- a CDS encoding membrane or secreted protein, with product MSLLSFFAIRRIGQPRSVSRLILSACLVLCVVATGEGQNVAAAQDAVETDGDVSAAEADGDGEAAFASAIDLLPSTTAGLVRFPSLPDFCASGGETNFGRLLDDPSMKPFREAQRELANKYLDSLDKKIGLKVEDVYDIASGEVVAAWLPYPKEPRRPYAFCVIADIRGRSEAADEVLQQVDADMKVREAQRKDLEHAGETIRVYMPKTKVGQYKIEQIAIWKSEDRVIASDRDTLVTELIDAIQGRAPSDTIRDADLYSTIRSRSEAAIKDDVQRLGDDVPGVPMGVQWYAEPFAMGEIAREAFHVDRRGNVQILELLQNQGFDAIQAAGGTVAIGTGDFDWLHRGVVIAPPTAEDDQRYLLGARVLQFPNRPRPEIPDWVGGDTANFMRLSWEVGDAFLALETLVDEAMGSEVFMDTLEDIRRGEDTANVDILNDVVPNLGEEMILLTDNVLPASVSSERMLVALELKDAAVIKGSLRRIMQNEPNFTLLESIPDLEVWKYEVTDDDESFEDELFGDFGDFQDVAPAEEEKQQLLTTWAIAVVPATREGQADYVVFSSHSDLLIETAKRMRKPPADGLNANTRVQKAVAAMQSLGAEDVAVDRIVRTDLSRRIKYELLRQGELRNSDSVLASLIKRIVDESELQDEPDPIEAKKLPPFKTIQKYFGVAGNFVVTTDDGWALCGFVLKQ from the coding sequence ATGTCTCTTTTGTCTTTTTTTGCGATCCGGCGAATCGGTCAACCACGGTCGGTCAGCCGTCTGATCCTTTCGGCATGCTTGGTCCTGTGCGTTGTCGCAACGGGCGAGGGCCAAAACGTTGCGGCCGCCCAAGATGCGGTCGAAACTGATGGCGATGTTTCTGCCGCCGAAGCGGACGGTGACGGGGAAGCTGCGTTCGCATCGGCGATCGATTTGCTGCCCAGCACGACGGCCGGGCTGGTGCGTTTTCCCAGTCTTCCTGATTTCTGTGCTTCCGGCGGCGAAACCAATTTCGGGCGGCTGTTGGACGATCCTTCGATGAAGCCGTTTCGCGAAGCCCAACGCGAACTGGCCAACAAGTACCTGGATTCGTTGGACAAAAAGATCGGGCTGAAGGTCGAAGACGTTTACGACATCGCATCGGGTGAAGTCGTCGCGGCTTGGTTGCCGTACCCCAAAGAACCGCGTCGGCCCTACGCATTTTGTGTGATCGCCGACATCCGTGGTCGTAGCGAGGCTGCTGATGAAGTTCTGCAGCAGGTCGACGCCGACATGAAAGTCCGCGAAGCCCAACGCAAGGATCTGGAACATGCCGGCGAAACGATTCGCGTGTACATGCCAAAGACCAAAGTCGGCCAATACAAGATCGAACAGATCGCGATCTGGAAAAGCGAAGATCGTGTGATCGCGTCTGATCGTGACACACTGGTGACCGAACTGATCGATGCGATTCAAGGCCGTGCACCCTCGGACACGATCCGCGATGCGGATCTGTATTCAACGATTCGCTCGCGTTCCGAAGCGGCGATCAAGGATGATGTTCAGCGACTGGGCGACGACGTTCCCGGCGTCCCGATGGGCGTGCAGTGGTATGCCGAACCCTTTGCGATGGGCGAAATCGCACGCGAAGCATTTCACGTTGATCGACGTGGCAATGTTCAAATCTTGGAACTGTTGCAGAACCAGGGGTTCGATGCCATTCAGGCGGCCGGCGGAACTGTGGCGATCGGCACCGGTGATTTTGATTGGCTGCACCGTGGCGTCGTGATCGCACCACCGACCGCCGAAGACGATCAACGCTATCTGTTGGGTGCTCGAGTCCTACAGTTTCCGAATCGACCACGACCCGAAATCCCGGACTGGGTCGGCGGCGACACGGCCAATTTCATGCGGCTTAGCTGGGAAGTTGGTGATGCGTTTCTGGCGCTGGAAACGTTGGTCGACGAAGCGATGGGCAGCGAAGTCTTTATGGACACGCTGGAAGACATTCGCCGCGGTGAAGACACCGCAAACGTCGACATCTTGAACGACGTCGTGCCCAACCTGGGCGAAGAAATGATCTTGTTGACCGACAACGTTTTGCCCGCTTCCGTTTCATCGGAACGCATGTTGGTCGCGCTGGAACTGAAGGATGCGGCGGTCATTAAGGGTTCGCTGCGTCGCATCATGCAAAACGAACCCAATTTTACGTTGTTGGAATCGATTCCCGATTTGGAAGTCTGGAAATACGAAGTCACCGATGACGACGAATCGTTCGAGGACGAATTGTTTGGCGACTTTGGGGACTTCCAAGACGTCGCGCCCGCCGAAGAAGAAAAACAGCAGTTGTTGACGACCTGGGCGATCGCCGTTGTGCCCGCGACTCGCGAGGGCCAAGCGGACTATGTCGTCTTCAGCAGCCATTCCGATTTGCTGATCGAAACCGCCAAGCGGATGCGAAAGCCGCCCGCCGATGGTCTGAATGCGAACACTCGGGTGCAAAAGGCTGTCGCGGCCATGCAGTCGCTGGGGGCCGAAGACGTGGCAGTCGATCGGATCGTTCGAACCGATCTGTCGCGCCGCATCAAATATGAATTGCTTCGCCAAGGAGAACTGCGAAATAGCGATTCGGTGCTGGCGTCGCTGATCAAGCGAATCGTCGACGAATCGGAATTACAAGACGAGCCCGACCCGATCGAAGCGAAGAAGTTGCCACCGTTCAAGACGATCCAAAAATACTTTGGTGTCGCCGGTAACTTTGTGGTCACGACCGACGACGGTTGGGCATTGTGCGGGTTTGTCTTGAAGCAATAG
- a CDS encoding NAD(P)H-hydrate dehydratase produces the protein MNHPAPPLPARPTRKTDAHKGDFGKCLLVGGSRGMAGSIALSTLATLRTGSGLVTAAVPDGCLETVAAFHPCAMTVPLDDQGGQFGAQAAQQLADFLQDDATGGDIKFDAIGCGPGMSTSLGSQRIVDLLWNQTTKVPRVFDADALNILSAKGWLNSTQSADASADVGPVVLTPHPGELQRLTGVSASDRQRQIDAAASIANRTGAVIVVKGGPTVVVGRAGRWTNTTGNPGMATAGCGDVLTGVITSLLGQRGDDGRRMSPWDAARLGVFLHGTAGDRAAERLGQAFMVATDVIDGLSDGPSDR, from the coding sequence ATGAACCACCCTGCCCCGCCGCTTCCAGCCCGTCCGACCCGCAAAACTGACGCTCACAAAGGCGATTTCGGAAAATGCCTGTTGGTGGGTGGTTCGCGTGGCATGGCCGGATCGATCGCACTGAGCACCTTGGCGACGCTGCGCACCGGTTCCGGTCTGGTCACCGCCGCGGTTCCCGACGGTTGCCTGGAAACAGTGGCAGCGTTTCACCCGTGCGCGATGACGGTGCCGCTGGACGACCAGGGCGGCCAATTCGGCGCTCAAGCGGCCCAGCAGTTGGCGGATTTCCTGCAAGACGACGCCACCGGCGGAGACATCAAGTTTGATGCGATCGGGTGCGGACCTGGAATGTCGACCAGTTTAGGGTCACAGCGGATCGTCGATTTGCTGTGGAATCAAACCACCAAGGTCCCCCGCGTGTTCGATGCCGACGCGCTGAACATTTTGTCCGCGAAAGGATGGCTGAACTCGACACAGTCCGCCGATGCATCGGCGGACGTCGGACCGGTTGTCCTGACACCCCATCCGGGCGAACTGCAGCGATTGACGGGTGTTTCCGCATCCGACCGTCAGAGACAAATCGATGCGGCTGCTTCGATCGCGAATCGTACGGGCGCTGTCATTGTGGTCAAAGGCGGGCCAACGGTGGTCGTGGGCCGCGCGGGCCGCTGGACCAACACGACCGGCAACCCGGGCATGGCGACGGCGGGATGCGGCGATGTGTTGACCGGCGTGATCACGTCGCTGTTGGGGCAACGCGGCGACGATGGTCGGCGAATGTCTCCCTGGGATGCGGCACGGCTGGGTGTTTTTCTGCACGGCACCGCCGGCGACCGTGCGGCGGAACGGTTGGGGCAAGCCTTCATGGTGGCGACCGATGTGATTGACGGGCTGAGCGACGGTCCGTCGGATCGATGA
- a CDS encoding DHH family phosphoesterase: MGVNWKAFVDQISHYQSFVLVSHIRPDCDALGSELAMAEVLRAIGKDVRIINAHRTPPALQFLDPAGNIDVLGDDVEAEDIHCDCFMILDTSAWAQLGDMGDVIRTATCDKMVLDHHVGEDDLGATMFKDYQAEATGHLVIQAADACNVPLTRKMGVAAFAAIATDTGWFRFGSVTPETFRVISRLVEVGVVPSEVYGDLYERDTLGRLKLRGLILSRTEAELDGALVHTYVQKEDFAAMGAEPSDTEDAINLTLSVGGTKGAVIFVGQLRGGYKLSFRSRCDMDCNEIARQFGGGGHKAAAGAFVEGTLAEAQERVLPVVRQAMQKALGL, from the coding sequence ATGGGCGTCAATTGGAAAGCTTTCGTCGATCAAATCTCGCACTATCAGTCTTTTGTGCTGGTCAGTCACATTCGCCCCGACTGCGATGCGTTGGGCAGCGAACTGGCAATGGCCGAAGTCCTGCGAGCGATCGGCAAAGACGTTCGGATCATCAACGCCCACCGCACACCTCCGGCGTTGCAGTTCTTGGATCCGGCCGGCAACATCGACGTGCTGGGCGATGATGTCGAAGCGGAAGACATTCATTGCGATTGCTTCATGATCCTGGACACCAGCGCATGGGCCCAGTTGGGCGACATGGGTGATGTGATTCGCACCGCCACCTGTGACAAGATGGTCCTGGACCACCACGTCGGTGAAGACGACTTGGGCGCGACGATGTTCAAGGACTACCAGGCCGAAGCGACCGGTCATTTGGTGATCCAAGCGGCCGATGCCTGCAACGTTCCGCTGACCCGAAAGATGGGCGTGGCGGCATTTGCGGCGATCGCCACGGATACCGGATGGTTTCGTTTCGGCAGTGTGACGCCGGAAACGTTTCGCGTGATCTCGCGGTTGGTGGAAGTCGGCGTGGTCCCCAGCGAAGTCTACGGCGACCTTTACGAACGTGACACGTTGGGCCGTTTGAAGCTGCGTGGATTGATTCTGTCACGCACCGAGGCGGAATTGGACGGAGCACTCGTTCACACCTACGTCCAGAAAGAAGACTTCGCCGCGATGGGCGCGGAACCATCGGACACCGAAGACGCGATCAACCTGACGCTTTCGGTCGGTGGCACAAAAGGCGCGGTCATTTTCGTCGGCCAACTGCGTGGCGGATACAAACTGAGCTTTCGCAGCCGCTGTGACATGGATTGCAACGAAATCGCACGCCAATTCGGCGGCGGCGGCCACAAGGCGGCTGCTGGGGCGTTCGTCGAGGGCACGTTAGCCGAAGCCCAAGAACGTGTTTTGCCGGTCGTCCGCCAAGCGATGCAAAAGGCGTTGGGGCTGTAA
- the purB gene encoding adenylosuccinate lyase — MPNTPPDDGTSLDTYQNPLIQRYASPEMATHWGNTRRFATWRSLWVALAEAEQELGIAITDDQIRQLKQFQDDLNLDVAKDYEKKLRHDVMAHVHAYGDQCPDARGIIHLGATSCFITDNADLVLIRQALRLVARRLAATILRMADFAQQHRALPCLAFTHFQPAQPTTVGKRCTLWMYDLVLDLVEVEHRLDQLACRSTKGTTGTQASFLELFSGDADKVRQLEKRVAEKLGFEKIYAVTGQTYPRKVDSQILDALSGIGQSLHKIATDLRLLAGRKEVEEPFEKHQIGSSAMAYKRNPMRSERICALSRFVICLQSSPAMTAATQWMERTLDDSANRRLVIPQAFLAIDAALVLMQNVADGMVVYPATIARNLAAELPFMATENILMQAVSAGGDRQELHEQIRVHSQAAAQRVKNEGADNDLLDRLKQDTAFSGIDVDAATDPSAFVGRAPEQVDEFLGDVVGPIRQRYQSDTDLSVDVHV; from the coding sequence GTGCCTAACACCCCCCCAGACGACGGTACGTCCTTGGACACCTACCAGAACCCCCTGATCCAGCGTTATGCGTCGCCCGAAATGGCGACCCATTGGGGAAATACCCGCCGTTTTGCGACTTGGCGGTCGCTGTGGGTCGCTTTGGCAGAAGCGGAACAAGAACTGGGCATCGCGATCACCGATGATCAGATTCGCCAGTTGAAACAGTTTCAAGACGATTTGAACCTGGACGTCGCCAAGGACTACGAAAAAAAACTACGGCATGACGTGATGGCGCACGTCCACGCCTATGGCGACCAATGCCCCGACGCCCGGGGGATCATCCACTTGGGCGCGACCAGTTGCTTCATCACCGACAACGCCGACTTGGTGTTGATTCGTCAGGCCTTGCGACTGGTCGCCCGCCGCCTGGCGGCGACGATCCTTCGGATGGCCGATTTCGCCCAACAGCACCGTGCCTTGCCCTGCCTGGCGTTCACCCACTTTCAGCCGGCACAGCCGACGACGGTCGGAAAGCGATGCACGCTGTGGATGTACGACTTGGTGCTGGACTTGGTCGAAGTCGAACATCGCTTGGACCAACTGGCCTGCCGCAGCACCAAAGGCACCACCGGCACCCAAGCCAGCTTTTTGGAACTGTTCAGCGGCGACGCCGACAAAGTCCGGCAATTGGAAAAGCGGGTCGCCGAAAAACTGGGTTTCGAAAAGATCTACGCCGTCACTGGTCAAACCTATCCCCGCAAAGTCGACAGCCAAATCCTAGACGCCCTTTCGGGGATCGGCCAAAGCCTTCACAAGATCGCGACGGACCTGCGACTGTTGGCCGGTCGTAAGGAAGTGGAAGAGCCGTTTGAAAAACACCAAATCGGCAGTAGTGCCATGGCTTACAAACGCAACCCGATGCGAAGCGAACGGATCTGCGCTTTGTCACGGTTTGTGATCTGCCTGCAAAGCAGCCCGGCGATGACCGCCGCGACGCAGTGGATGGAACGAACCTTGGACGACAGTGCCAATCGCCGCTTGGTCATTCCACAAGCTTTCCTGGCCATCGATGCGGCCTTGGTGCTGATGCAAAACGTCGCCGACGGCATGGTGGTTTATCCGGCGACGATCGCCCGCAACTTGGCCGCCGAACTGCCCTTCATGGCGACCGAGAACATCTTGATGCAGGCCGTGTCGGCCGGCGGCGACCGGCAAGAACTGCATGAACAGATTCGGGTCCACAGCCAGGCGGCCGCCCAGCGGGTCAAGAACGAAGGCGCCGACAACGATCTGCTGGACCGCCTGAAACAAGACACCGCGTTTTCAGGTATCGATGTCGATGCCGCCACCGACCCGTCGGCTTTTGTCGGGCGGGCCCCCGAGCAAGTCGACGAATTCCTTGGCGACGTCGTCGGCCCGATCCGCCAGCGTTATCAAAGCGATACTGACCTTAGCGTCGACGTTCACGTCTAA